The DNA region TGGCGCAGTCCGCACGCAGCGTCGCGGCGGGGTCCGGGTCTCTCCCGCGAGGTCCGCCCACCTTGACCTTGGCGGTGCGACAGCCGTACGCCGACGCGAGTGCGGCGGCAGGTACCGGGTCGAGCTCGGGGATGATCGCGGCGCACTCGACATCGGACTGGAGCGGGGCGGGGAGCAAGCCATGCGCGGCCTCCATCGCGGCCGCCCACCAGCGTCCGCGCTGCTCGGGGCCGTAGTCCGCGAAGGGCGAGAACTCGCCCCAAGCATCGGCGCCATCGGGGCCGACGCCGCGGATGAGGACGCCCGAGCGTTCGGTGAGCCCGCGAAAGCGCGTCGTGAGTCTCACGCTGAACGGGCGAAACTCCATGGGGTCAGCGTACGGCCGCTCCCGACGCACGCCTGCCCCCGGCTACGCTCGGAACATGAGCGAGCTTCACTCTCCCGTCCCCGCGCAGGTCTCCGACCTCATGGACGCCACCCAGTGGCGGGCCATCGACGGCTTTGCAGACGACGATGTCACCTATCACCGCTGGGTCGAGCGGGGCGCGGATGGCGAGCGCGACCTACCTGCCGTGCGCATCGCGTTCAACCGTCCCGAGGTGCGCAACGCCTTCCGCCCCCAGACGGTCGACCAGCTCTATCGCGCCCTCGACCACGCCAGGATGACGGCCGACGTCGGCACCATCGTCCTCACGGGCAACGGGCCCGCGGCCGATGGGGTTCACGCCTTCTGTTCCGGCGGCGACCAGCGCATCAGGGGCCGCGACGGCTACCTGTACGAGGGCTCGGCCGCCGACGCCCCCGCTCACGGCGGGCGCCTGCACATCCTCGAGGTGCAGCGCCTCATGCGCACCAGCCCCAAGGTGATCGTCGCGGCCGTCAACGGCTGGGCTGCGGGCGGCGGGCACTCGCTCAACGTGGTGGCCGACCTCTCGATCGCGAGCCGCGAACACGCGCGCTTCAAGCAGACGGACGCCAACGTCGGCTCGTTCGACGCGGGCTACGGCTCGACGCTGCTCGCCCGCCAGGTGGGCGACAAGCGCGCCCGCGAGATCTTCTTCCTTGCCCGCGAGTACTCAGCCGACGACGCCGAGCGCTGGGGCGTCGTCAACGAGTCCGTTCCCCACGCACAACTCGAGGCCAGGGCCCTCGACTACGCGCGCATCGTCGCCGCCAAGTCGCCCCAGGCCATCCGCATGCTGAAGTTCGCCTTCAACCTCGCGGACGACGGCCTCGCGGGCCAGCAGGTTTTCGCTGGCGAGGCCACGCGCATGGCGTACATGACGGACGAGGCCCAAGAGGGGCGCGACGCATTTCTTGAACACCGGGCACCCGATTGGCGGGACTTCCCGTACGCGTTCTAAGGAACCCGCGTTCTAGGCCGCAACCGGTACAGATCAAGCCATTACGTGGCGCAGGTCAAGAGAAGTCGGCGCTACCGACCGCAATGCCGCCATTCGGGATAAGTTCCATCCACGTCTTGCCAGGAGCGAGCGTGACCGGCTTGCCGTCCGTCGTCGTCAGCACGTACGGGTCGGTGCGGCCCGCCTTGCTCCACAGGATCGGGATGTACTTTCCACCCGTCGCGAGAAATCCTGGGCTGTTGCTCACGATCATTTGCGACACGGGCAGTGTGTGACTGATGTTGATCTTCACAAACATCACGAGGACGTTGGTGGCTGCCAGTCGCGTGCCGTCGACCGTGACGTCAGGAGTGGTGAACTCGGAACGCAGGAACGTCGCCGACGCCGCGTCCCAGTCCCACTTCGGCTCGCCGTAGCCCGACATCTTGAGGGAGATGTGGGTGGTGGGCGTCCCTGTCGCCGCGGCCGTCGCCAACGAGGAGGGATGGGCAAAAGAGAACTGGGCGGGCGGCGCGACGAGACCCTGGGACTGAGCAAGGACGTCCGCGATCCTCACATGCAGGTTGTATGGCGCGTACCTGTCCTTCGTTCGGAAGAAGCCCGCGCCGCCAAGGTCCTGCGCAATGAGCTTTTGACCCGTGCTCTTGGCGTAGCTGATGACGTAGCTGTTGGCCCCAGAGAACACTAGGGGCCCGCCAAAGGAGCCGACGATGTTCGGGTCCATCTCCCGCATCGACCGCACGGGGCCCACCTCGTCGGGGTAGTCCGACTGGAAGACACCGATGAGGCGCGGGATCCCCGCCTCGACGTACTCCTCGATCACGAGGTCGGCGTACTCCAGGTTCTTTTGCGGCCGCGAGTGCCCGCCGGGGTCATTGGGAATCTTGATTGAGATCGCTGGCTGTGCTAACTGCGCCGCGGTGGCACCCGAGGCGTCGACTCCCGTGAACGGCCACGCGACTGCTGGGATCGGATCGGGGGGCGGGGTCGGCGCGGGCGATCGCGTCACGACCGGATCCGGCGTAAACGTCACCGCCGCCGGAGTGATCTGAACGGGCGCACACGCCGCAACTACCAACACGGCCACACCGACGACGACCGCCCCCACTCGAACTCGCATGGAGAAAGTGTAAGCGGCACTTAGGGTGGAACCATGGAATTTGCTCGTTTGATCGATGGGGCGGCGGATGCGGTGGCCGATGCCTTGGCCGGGCGCGCGCGGGGAATCGCTGTGTCCACCTCGGGTTCGACGGGAGAGCCTCTCGAGGTCTTGC from Demequina lutea includes:
- a CDS encoding 1,4-dihydroxy-2-naphthoyl-CoA synthase — protein: MSELHSPVPAQVSDLMDATQWRAIDGFADDDVTYHRWVERGADGERDLPAVRIAFNRPEVRNAFRPQTVDQLYRALDHARMTADVGTIVLTGNGPAADGVHAFCSGGDQRIRGRDGYLYEGSAADAPAHGGRLHILEVQRLMRTSPKVIVAAVNGWAAGGGHSLNVVADLSIASREHARFKQTDANVGSFDAGYGSTLLARQVGDKRAREIFFLAREYSADDAERWGVVNESVPHAQLEARALDYARIVAAKSPQAIRMLKFAFNLADDGLAGQQVFAGEATRMAYMTDEAQEGRDAFLEHRAPDWRDFPYAF
- a CDS encoding DUF3048 domain-containing protein; its protein translation is MRVRVGAVVVGVAVLVVAACAPVQITPAAVTFTPDPVVTRSPAPTPPPDPIPAVAWPFTGVDASGATAAQLAQPAISIKIPNDPGGHSRPQKNLEYADLVIEEYVEAGIPRLIGVFQSDYPDEVGPVRSMREMDPNIVGSFGGPLVFSGANSYVISYAKSTGQKLIAQDLGGAGFFRTKDRYAPYNLHVRIADVLAQSQGLVAPPAQFSFAHPSSLATAAATGTPTTHISLKMSGYGEPKWDWDAASATFLRSEFTTPDVTVDGTRLAATNVLVMFVKINISHTLPVSQMIVSNSPGFLATGGKYIPILWSKAGRTDPYVLTTTDGKPVTLAPGKTWMELIPNGGIAVGSADFS